The following is a genomic window from Nymphaea colorata isolate Beijing-Zhang1983 chromosome 3, ASM883128v2, whole genome shotgun sequence.
ACTATAGACTACATTTCTTTATCATCTATACCTAAGTGACACTGCTGGATGGTCTGGGCATCAGTGTCAAGTTCCACGTTCAGCTTGAGAACCTGAAATTCATACCAAGAGAAATACCTCAAGTATTGTTTCTTTTCTAGTTTATGGTAAGGTTTCCAACTAATCTAAAGTTCATGCCCaccaaaattttgcaaaaagcAACTTTCTGTTTCATATTTTTGGTATTCTTGGTCCTGCAAGATTTAGCTTTGCTAGGTTCTGTTGAGCACTACGTGTTTAcgcttcaaaatctttttcttgtttaggAAAATTTCACCTAAGTTTTAAGTGGGCCACTTGCTGCGTCCGGTCACAAATGATCCAGCTTCATTCCTGACCTTTACACACCAAGGGGATTATTAAAGCCTATAACAAGTCGCTATTGCTCATTAAATGCATGAATTTCTGTGTACTTTTTTGTgggtaggtttttttttttccttttctttttggtgcaACAAGGTAGGCCTctataataattttcaataaagaACATCTGAAAATTACTGGCGTAATTCGGTGGCAGCTAAGAAGCAAGCAAAACACATGACAACTCCTATGAGCATCACTTCTTGCACAAACCAAAGCTCCAAGTATATAATCTAAGGTCAAGGAGATGAGATGCTGGATAAGGTGGGCTCAGAATGCCGGACATGTTCAGCGTGTTCCTCGTTTGTGTCTCTATGTGGAACACACTCTATGTACCCCACATCAATACGCAAGTCAAACATATCTTCTGGGATGATGTCTTTCAATCTAAATTCCTTTTTAGTTTAGGATTCAAGCAAACTGCACTTGGACCGAGAGACTTGGTTGCCAACGGCATAAAATGAACCCTGAGGTGAATACCCTTGCAAACCTAGCCTATACCTGTTTAGCTTGCATGGAAAGTTAACTGACACTCATGAAAATAAACTAATTCCTGGTAAGCAGGGCTTCCCACATCTCAGTAACAGGCTGAAGCCCACATCCAATCCCTCGTCTTCGTAGGGTACATGGCCTTCTTTCGATATCTCGAAGTGCTGCTCAACTGCACTTCAACTTTCTCATCAATGGCCTTTTGCAGTACAGAAAGTTGATGCTCTGAGAATTCGATGGATACTGGACACCTACCAGCTGGGCCCCCATTTGCAGCAACCCCTTTAGGGATATGAAAGTAAACTAATTACCATCCTCACACCAGTGACAGGCTTTACCAACTGTGCCAAAACTCTTGAGCCGCTTTCCATTTAACTTGCAACTTTGTTCTTGTAAGTATGAAACCACCTGTATTTAGAGTCATCAAGATATTGAAAGTAAACGAAAATGGAATACCATTAAAAGTTCGTGTTCTTCAATCTCCACGCAATTACCAAAATTTCCGTCGGCAGCGCTACCGACAAAGGCATATCATGGGGAGCTTTCTTTGCATATTTGTTGAGATGGCAATGAATTAAATACGAACATGTTCTTGTGGAATAAAGTTAAGGAGCCTATGCGCAAACAGTCTTTGTTTGAATGGAACATGAATGCAACGGGCTACCTAAAAGGACTGCAAGAGGGCCACCAGATGGCTTGAGCGACCCCATATTGATGATCAGGGAGTCAACATTGTGTAGTTtagtcagatttttttttatgtattatttagGAGAAACCACGTTCAGGTAAAACCTACCCTTATGCTTTAAGGTTTTTGGCTTGCTTCGGGTATGAATAGACACATGGTACATCATTGAACTCgaatgtttcacttgttaccatttgtagttcaaaaaaataacatattgaTGCGGACAATGATCATGGGATTCGAACCTCATACCCCTCCTTGAATATGAGCCGCCTCGCCACCTTATTATGCTCTGTACTTAGTGGCTTCGTCAATAACATAAAATCTTGACCCATCAAGGCAAGATTTTTGTATTATCTTCTTGTGTAAAGTTAAGGCTGACAGGCCGCATGCTGGTTAGTTACAAGTGATGAAAAAAGTCGTAGGAGTGCCGTCAACGTTGAGCGCATTTCATGTGAAAGGTGAttaatgcatgcatgcacatgcacgCGCAGATGTTGTTAAGGAATAAAACCAAGATTGTGACCGTTATCTAACCCCGAGTGAGTGCCTGCGTGGTCGTGCATTCTGTTCAACCGGAACCTCTCATATTTTGACGTAACAAATTGCCGATCATCGTTGTGCATTTAATTATTGAATTGCTCTGGATTCGTAGTCTTATATATTGtcgtgataaaaaaaaaattaatgtattCGGAATGTGATATTTCATGCTTGATCGTATTAGGTTGCTGAAATGCGATGCTAAAATCAGGTTACTTTAAAGAgtgcaatgttttttttttttttcctgtttattACCTAAGAGGAAATTGTGCGGTGACCTCTGAAAACTCACTCCacaaaatacataaataaagcAACAAAATTCTTGATACGTTTTACGAATTTGTTCCATGGATCAGAGATGAAGTTCTCGTTCATTTTACCTTCttgtattttcaaatttattaagTCGGGTGTTGTTTAAtggctaaaaatttaaaatattgttCCTGGGAACAGTCGCTATAGGAACATTTAGCAACTATTTATAATGCTTTAGagataaatttttattttttaattttgaattatcTGATAACATTTGATGTGTGATGTTTATATTACTTTTACCGAATGTTCATGGTGTTTTTAGAGacagatttaaaatttttatcatcCGACGACATATGATATATTCGAATGTCTCAAACGGAGTGAggatgagagagggagaataaCGGAAGAACTTAGCAAAGAGGTGAAAGGGGACAGCCATACTAAAGCCATCTTACTTCCAATACATGTGGGAATGTGATGGATTATACGTATATATGACAGTTTAATCTTGTTGAATGGCTAAAATTTGAAGATACCTTAAAAACAATCACTAAATTGGCGCAACAGTTTATGGTGTGGCAGATTGCAATGATTTATGGTAGTTGTAAAAGCTATTTATGGTCCTTTTAAtaatcaatttttaaattttgaccaTCCGATAACTATTCGGCAGTCAAGTACGACTCATACGCACAGCCCAATGTATCCTATCCGGTAGGgggaattctctctctctttatatatatatatatttgtataatTCTACTTTTTGCATGTGTACCTTCATATTTGTATAATTCTACATATAACCATTTTTAGTTGAGGACTTTGTTAAAGATGTGGATCCTATTAAAcaatgagcttttttttttctactctCTTTGCTTTTGGAGATCTCATTGATTATTTTCTGTTCTTTAAAAACATGTAATAATACACCATAATAAGGAAATAAATTcgggtttttctttcttttgagggGCATTCTTGACTGTTTACTTTTTATGAAGAAGTTGTCATGAAACCGTCAAAAAGGTTCCAAGACTTTCTTCTCTTAAAATGGAACACCTGCTGCCTCCATTTTTCAGTTTAATTTTATCGCCACAGAGACTTTCACCACTTGTTCAATGGAATTGTTTTACACGGTtgagtcatttttttttatgaggtactaaatatataattaataaattttcaattaaccTGGTAATAGTGATTTAGATTCCATGGGGTTGCCTTATATAACTGGACTAAAGTTCACTAAGATTCAACTAAAGTTCACTAAGATTCAACAtctaaattcaaagttttagacATGCGCTCCAAGAAGCTCCCATTTATCTATACCCCTAGCtggatgagtttttttttattattttataatgttAAAAACCATCATAAATGGTGCACTTCACAGTTAAAGTCATGACAAATCAACCATAATAGTGAAACACCATTTACAATAATTTTTAGCAtcacaaaatgtaaaaaagcCTCATGAATATTATTTGAGTTCATCCATaacaacataaaagaaaaagtacgAAAACAGCTCAACTTTTGTGCGTAATAAATGGCCGTCcatcttttctttataattatCAAATTACCGCCTCTTTCTgtggagaaaaaattaaaaaaaccttggccttgaattttgaaaaatatgaagggaaaaatatgtaaaaataataaaagtttttgaaacatGTAAAAAGCTAGCAAAAAACACAAAGCAAAATAAGGCAAATTTGAATTACATTCATTGAAAGCAGGTAAATATACGCCAAGAAGGCTGAGACCACCTGACAAGCCTGACTCGCACTAAAGCCGTCCCCTTCTTAGTTCTTACTTCCATTCGAATTTGGATCAATATTTCAAGCAGTCAGCCTAAACCCATGTCCATATCCAATCTgaatgcttttttcttttttcttttttctttttttgccccGTTTCAGCGAGGATACCACGCTGGACCTCCTCCAAATCCAGACCAGGTCCCCCCAGCTTCAGATCTGGATCTGAAAACAACATCCGATTTGGATTTCCCCCCTCACACCCGTTTGATTTCAATTCGGGTCTAGTCTGTGATCCAATTTGATTCTCATCCATGGTGCCAGTTGGTCCAGGTAAGGGTGGGCAACAGGTCGGGTATCCGGTCTGTGATGGGTTGGGTTTGGATTGGTTATTGACATGGAGGTTggatagattaaaaaaatttgtaggGCCGAGTTGATCTGACCCTGAGTCGAGTATTAAGGGCCCTATATATATTACAGTAGCAATCTTATacatttttataaactttttatGTATTACCAATGACTCTCATAAAAAGTtattaaaagtttttgaaatattaaatattatgggtttcaaatataaatgaacATCGAACCGACTAAGAACTCAACCCGATAATGAAAGAGGTCAACCTGCCATCAAAAACTTCGGGTCAACTCGAACCCAACTTTGTGGAGACGAAGGTTATATGGAGGGCTACTTTCGTTATATTGTGATCCTACGGAGGATCTTTATGCCAAATCGCGATCAGCCTGCCCTACCAATATTTACACACGCTCCAGTTGACACGTAGGCAGCAGGCTGGCGCCAGCGTGGCATCCCGGCAACGTTGCGGGGTTGGGACGTGGAGGGAAGGCCCGTCCATCCCTCTTCCACGTGACAACGTCCTTCCAATTGGCCGCTTTTCACTCGCTCCGACCCGCAAAAAATTTACCTGACCCCAACTCCGgcagtaaaaaaaattcataaggGCACCCAAAGTTATGCATATTTCATTTAGGTGATCATGTTTCCATTAATTTAGCTTCAGCGAACCTCTGTATTTATGCTTGGTTGTTAATAAAGCAGATGCTTCTGCTTGTACGAGCCATTCGAATTATATGGCTGGTTCTAAAGTAGATGCTTTTTTCTGTTCCCTTTGTTAAGAACGAAGATTGAGTGCAATTAATTGCGTTTGGCTTTCTTAAACGCAAGTAGTTTCCGTAGCGTGCAGATTTGCAACAGTTTTATGTATAATGGTCGCTGTTCTTTTTTGGCGATCAACTATTACCATATCGACTATTAATGCTGTAGGCAAACTGAAAATGAGACTATGAGCCCCTTttgaatatataatatataaaagcAGCTACTAAAGATGATATGTGATGAAAGGAAAAGTAACTGGTGTCGCCAAAAAGagcatgtttggatgacaccatgATGAAAAGTTGctttgaaaaaattggttttgtgaaaaaaatagtttttgaattattcttaaaaattgatttatacgtcttgaaaaagaaaaaataaaaagaatgaatatgcacattaggtaaaccaatATATAATTGAAAAGCAAGCGAAGCTACCATGCACTGTCGAGTACGTATCTGCTACCTACTTGAGTTTTGATTTCTTCAGTTTTCTCAATTAAACTTTGCAGGGATGAAGTCATCCTTAGCCAAAGATTCGAATTTCTAACTTTACACAAAACATGTAGCATTTGgataatacattaaaaaaaaatggtattaAAAAACCTGTTGGGCTTTGCCATGGCTGAACCCAAATTCACTTGAAACGGctttttgaaagcaaaaccaTTTTCTACTTTTAAAAATCGGTTTTTGAGTATCATCTGAACACCACCTAAAGATTTACATGTAATCTCTAAGTTTGAAAACTCTGAAAAGGAAATAATGTCACAAGTCAGGAAAAGTGAGTTCCAAGTTAAGAGTTTCAATCAGAAACGTTGGTAAAAATCATCTCTATAGAAGTTCTTTGGGTGGGTGCAGATTTTGCAAGTTCCATATGATCACCCTCGGGTCACTAAAATTGGACAAGTTTAGAGGCCTATGTGAAAATATCTAATAGTACGAGGCTCCATGAAATTCCATCAAGGAAAAGGgtaaaaaaggaaattattgGAACGGGGCATTCAAGGCAAGGCtgtctttcttttcccttcccaAGCCCAGCGCTGCTCCTtgtttttctgcttctttttccctctcaaAGGTGAAAAAGAACGAAGAATTCCTTCGTAGAagactcctctctctctctccgttcTCTGTGTGGGGGGTGAGGAGGAAATGGCGGTGGAACACAAGTGTTGCTCGACGGAGTTCTTCCTCtacatcgtcatcatcatcctGCTTGTCTTGTTCGCCGGCCTCATGTCCGGCCTCACCCTCGGCCTCATGTCCCTCAGCCTGGTCGATTTGGAGGTCCTCTCCAAGTCCGGCACGCCGCAGGACCGCAAGCATGCCGGTAAACTTTCTCCCGCGACGTCGCTGCCTTGACGTCCTGAACGCCTGCTTTGGTTTTCCTTCAGTTGGGAAGCGATTAGTGACGCTTTTCTCTGCAGTTGAATTGTTCAACGATTAGTTGCCTTGACATGGTTGAAATTATTTTTCGGAGTTTGGAAACTCGAGTATATGTGTATGCCGATCTTAATGGGTAAAACGGGAGAAGCTTTACTTAGCAATTTGATGCTTTTCATGGGCTTGGTGTTTCTTGGATTTGTGGAGTTTGGAGGGCCTACGCGTTCTAACTAGGCTCCGATTTATTGTCTTTCTGTTCTGTCTTCCCTTTAACATTGCTTATTTGGTGCGAGAGCGTGAAAATTTACAACATGCGCTTTTTCTGTTCCTTTCCCGAATGACATTGAATTGGTAATGCATGATGTCTCTAAGTTTTGTACTTCCATGTATAAATCTGTTTGTAGATTTCTCGTTGCAGTTGAGAAATTCGGTCCAGCCTTCTGATTGTATATGGGTTTTGATTGCATAACTTTAGACAGGTGCTATTGCCTCTTTATTCCCTGAGAATGGAATTCTGCTTTATTTGCTTGCTGTCTGAGCGGTCGCGGAACATTTCCAGGTGTGGGAAAACTCTTATAAAAACATTCTCTGAATAAAAACCGTGTGGTCAAACGCGAAAGAATCCTGAAGCAGAGGGGATCAATAGAGAGAGTGAAGTTTGTGGGCGGTGAACCAATTTGTTTCTGCAGATTTGTTGCTTAGAAGATGAGATATGTCACATCCTGTGGGAGGTATATGCTGGCCTTCCCAGTTAGGTAACCTTATCCTATGGTGTACATCTTATTGAAGTGCTAATTCAAGTCCATACCGTTTCATGAGGACAGATATAATGAGCGGAAGAGTGGcagacatttatatataaatttgttcTCGTGCTGAAGCAGATAGATATTGAAAGCCAGGAATAACGCTTGAGGTATGCAAGAAAGGACAATGTGCTCATACAGGATAATGATGTGGAAGGAACTGTGGATAAGCTAGGGTTTTATAAGTCATGAGGTCTGAAGAAAAACTgaatatacatttatgccataCAATGTAGACTGGGCAGGAAAATTCATATACAATTATCACAGTTTAACTGATGATGAGTTCCAGAATAGAGGAAGAACCGATGATCATTTTGGACATTCATGTTGTTTTGAATTGACTGTACCAACTTCTAGAAATATGTCCGCTTAAAAATATTTGATACTGAGGTTTCGCTAAACTGCCGTCTTGGAGATAAGGCTATGTGTATCGGTTGATTGTTGATCAGGAAGCCATGAAAGCTTTTTCCAACTACTAGAATTAATTGTAAATATGTCGATAAAATCATCTAATtctacattttcctttttacccGGAAGGCTGTGCTTGCTAATAAATAATCATTTGTTTGCTTTGGCAGAAAAAATACTGCCTGTTGTCAAGAACCAGCATTTGTTGCTATGCACCCTTCTTATCTGCAATGCTGCTGCAATGGAGGTAAATTTAAAGACAAACCTAGATTTAAGACATGAAGTGTTACATCACTGTCTGCTGcgctaatatatttatatatttttttttatttcaggcACTTCCTATATTTTTGGATGGACTAGTTTCAGCATGGGGTGCTATTTTGATTTCAGTAACCTTGATACTTATGTTTGGAGAGGTGAGATCAACAGATATCTAGGAAtactctttctctccttctcttaaAGGGATGGTTTACTATTTTGTTGCTGGTTAATTTTGTTAACTAATGCAAATTtaatcattttcctttctcttttgacAGATATTACCACAGTCTGTCTGCTCAAGGTATGGTTTAGCCGTCGGGGCAGCAGTAACACCAGTGGTTCGGTTGCTTGTTTGGATCTGCTTTCCTGTAGCATATCCAATAAGCAAGGtgatattgttatttttttgcttcttttgataTGTAACCTGATTATCCTTTTTCCTGTtgcattccttttttcttaatatgaTCGAATATTCTCATGAAGTCTTACTTTTCCATGCACAGCTATTGGACTACCTACTGGGTAAGGGACATGTAGCTCTTTTTCGTAGAGCTGAGCTGAAGACACTTGTCAACTTACATGGGAATGAGGTAGTTCACCTgcttttcttcacatttttgcACTAGCTTTTCTTTGTAGTTATGTAATTCAGCAGTTGATATGGGTGGTCAATGCATTCAGGCTTCTTTGGGTGCTCCAGATCATGTTTCAGCCATTGGATATCCTCATCAGTGAACCTTCTTCAtgtgttcttattttttacatgAATATTTGCCACATGAAGATCTGCCTGGTTGGATATCCCTGCCTGAACCAGTGAAACTAAGGTTGTAAGATTTGTTTGCAGGCAGGGAAAGGTGGCGAGCTTACTCATGATGAGACAACAATCATAGCTGGAGCACTTGAGCTAACAGAGAAAACTGCAAAAGATTCTATGACTCCTATTTCTGAAACTTTTACCATTGATATCAATGCGAAACTCGATAGGTAAACTGTTCTTGATTTTATCTATTGGTGCCTTTTATATGAAGCTGTTTGGATTGTTTTTGTGAACAATGTGTCTGACAAAGATTCATGTGTTTTCAAGTTCTCTAATGCAGTTAATATTGGACAAAGGGCATAGCAGAGTCCCAGTATACTATGAGCAACCAACAAATATAATCGGACTGATTCTGGTAGGCTCAGGATTCCTTCAGTTGTTTGTTCTACTATAACTAGATTCTCTTACAAATCTCTGCAGCCATTTAACTCTTCAGATATTGCCTTCTCTCATGTTCAAAAGGTTGTTCATTTTGTAAATATCAGTAAGACTTGTTCAGTTTGTTAATCTTAGTCCTGATGTATAGGTGATATGTTCTGGTTGATTGTGTGAAGTAGTCACAAAAAACCCATC
Proteins encoded in this region:
- the LOC116251359 gene encoding DUF21 domain-containing protein At2g14520-like isoform X2, coding for MAVEHKCCSTEFFLYIVIIILLVLFAGLMSGLTLGLMSLSLVDLEVLSKSGTPQDRKHAEKILPVVKNQHLLLCTLLICNAAAMEALPIFLDGLVSAWGAILISVTLILMFGEILPQSVCSRYGLAVGAAVTPVVRLLVWICFPVAYPISKLLDYLLGKGHVALFRRAELKTLVNLHGNEAGKGGELTHDETTIIAGALELTEKTAKDSMTPISETFTIDINAKLDSSLMQLILDKGHSRVPVYYEQPTNIIGLILVKNLLSIHPADEVPVKNVTIRKIPRKGW
- the LOC116251359 gene encoding DUF21 domain-containing protein At2g14520-like isoform X1; translated protein: MAVEHKCCSTEFFLYIVIIILLVLFAGLMSGLTLGLMSLSLVDLEVLSKSGTPQDRKHAEKILPVVKNQHLLLCTLLICNAAAMEALPIFLDGLVSAWGAILISVTLILMFGEILPQSVCSRYGLAVGAAVTPVVRLLVWICFPVAYPISKLLDYLLGKGHVALFRRAELKTLVNLHGNEAGKGGELTHDETTIIAGALELTEKTAKDSMTPISETFTIDINAKLDSSLMQLILDKGHSRVPVYYEQPTNIIGLILVKNLLSIHPADEVPVKNVTIRKIPRVPENMPLYDILNEFQKGHSHMAVVVRPRESCEQADDPVRDLHVNIDGDTAAPSQEKNVKTPRQLQKIKSLPSFSHRGTPRGKKWTRDVFADVLHIEDNPLPKVSEEEEAVGIITMEDVIEELLQEEIFDETDCRDDS